The Mesorhizobium sp. B1-1-8 genome contains a region encoding:
- a CDS encoding DUF680 domain-containing protein, protein MTRIALTTAAMFIAMGTAFAGSDHYGADNANQPTAGADRGVTASIRKHEMAKPAANVDTGMTTGSAAPSQGWPESGQGIWGN, encoded by the coding sequence ATGACCAGGATCGCTCTCACCACTGCCGCCATGTTTATCGCCATGGGTACTGCCTTCGCCGGCAGCGACCACTACGGCGCCGACAATGCCAACCAGCCGACCGCCGGCGCCGACCGCGGCGTCACTGCCTCGATCCGCAAGCACGAGATGGCCAAGCCTGCCGCCAATGTCGACACCGGCATGACGACGGGATCGGCGGCTCCGTCGCAGGGCTGGCCGGAGTCCGGCCAGGGCATCTGGGGCAATTGA
- a CDS encoding DUF680 domain-containing protein encodes MTRIAFVAAAMLVAAMSSASAGSDHFGADGANQPTASVDQASTASIHAQASAQHQTVATTGSSETAADIIARHNNDSLWGR; translated from the coding sequence ATGACCAGGATCGCATTCGTCGCGGCCGCCATGCTCGTCGCTGCCATGAGCAGCGCCTCTGCCGGCAGCGATCATTTTGGCGCCGACGGCGCCAACCAGCCGACCGCTAGCGTCGACCAGGCCTCCACCGCTTCGATCCATGCGCAGGCAAGCGCGCAGCATCAGACGGTGGCGACGACCGGATCCAGCGAGACCGCCGCCGACATCATCGCCCGGCACAACAACGACAGCCTCTGGGGCCGCTGA
- a CDS encoding DUF680 domain-containing protein, which translates to MTKIALTAAALLVATCAAFAGSDNYGSANANRPAASADTSFTASIKKSDANVQNPVVQGSDRDLFGNH; encoded by the coding sequence ATGACCAAGATCGCCCTTACCGCCGCCGCTCTTCTCGTTGCCACCTGCGCCGCTTTCGCCGGCTCCGACAATTACGGCTCGGCCAACGCGAACCGGCCGGCCGCTTCGGCCGATACCTCGTTCACGGCTTCGATCAAGAAGTCGGATGCGAATGTCCAGAACCCGGTTGTCCAGGGCAGCGACCGCGACCTGTTCGGGAACCACTGA
- a CDS encoding DUF680 domain-containing protein: MNKMALAAAAFLIATGSAFAASDHYGSDNVNQPTVTQSSRNVDHSITGSIRKIEQHDLKITGDSNQPQSGQGIWGR, translated from the coding sequence ATGAACAAGATGGCTCTTGCCGCTGCTGCCTTCCTTATCGCAACGGGCAGCGCTTTCGCCGCCAGCGACCACTACGGTTCTGACAACGTCAACCAGCCGACTGTCACCCAGTCTTCGCGCAACGTCGACCACAGCATCACTGGCTCGATTCGCAAAATTGAGCAGCACGATCTCAAGATCACCGGCGACTCGAACCAGCCGCAGTCTGGCCAGGGCATCTGGGGCCGCTAG
- a CDS encoding agmatinase family protein — MAKVSLLGIPHDENSSWLRGPADAPPLIRRELRSDAHSSWSETGFDLSDRFLDHGDIDFSQPGDPWERIESEVGRALDAGHPLISLGGDHAIAWPILRAVRRRHPSLTILQIDAHPDLYDAYQDNQRSHTSSFARIMEERLADRLIQVGLRTLNDDLRDQVRRFGVEVVEARHFNEGLRLDLNTPVYISMDLDALDPAFAPGVSHREPGGLSTRQVVGLIQSIDQPIVAADVVEYNPRQDISNVTALVAAKLVKEIAGMMLRTNTAG; from the coding sequence GTGGCCAAGGTTTCGCTTCTGGGCATTCCGCATGACGAGAACTCGTCCTGGCTGCGCGGGCCGGCCGACGCGCCGCCGCTGATCCGGCGCGAACTCCGCAGCGACGCCCACAGTTCGTGGTCGGAAACCGGCTTCGACCTGTCGGATCGCTTCCTCGACCACGGCGATATAGACTTCAGCCAGCCGGGCGACCCATGGGAGCGGATCGAAAGCGAGGTCGGCCGCGCGCTGGATGCCGGCCATCCGCTGATCTCTCTCGGAGGCGATCATGCCATCGCATGGCCCATCCTGCGTGCGGTGCGCCGCCGCCATCCGAGCCTGACCATCCTGCAAATCGACGCGCATCCAGACCTCTATGACGCCTACCAGGACAACCAGCGCTCGCACACATCGTCCTTCGCGCGCATCATGGAGGAGCGCCTGGCCGATCGGCTCATCCAGGTCGGGCTGCGCACCCTCAATGACGACCTTCGCGACCAGGTCAGGCGCTTCGGCGTCGAGGTTGTTGAGGCACGTCATTTCAATGAGGGTTTGCGGCTCGATCTCAACACGCCGGTCTACATATCGATGGATCTCGACGCCCTCGATCCCGCCTTCGCGCCCGGCGTTTCACACCGCGAGCCGGGCGGGCTATCGACCCGGCAGGTAGTCGGCCTGATCCAGTCGATCGACCAGCCGATCGTGGCCGCCGATGTCGTCGAATACAATCCGCGCCAGGACATCTCCAACGTCACCGCGCTCGTCGCCGCCAAGCTGGTCAAGGAGATCGCCGGCATGATGCTGAGGACGAATACCGCCGGATAA
- a CDS encoding molybdopterin-dependent oxidoreductase, with protein MNQHAKLRIGHSACPHDCPSTCALEVELLDANRIGRVHGAKANSYTSGVVCAKVARYADRVHHPDRLLKPLVRGGAKGEGAWKEASWEAALDLVAEKFDRAEEKYGSQTVWPYYYAGTMGLVQRDGIHRLRHAKKYSGFFGSICTNLAWTGWMMGAGALRGPDPREMARSDCVVIWGTNAVVTQVNVMTHAMRARKERGAKIVVIDIYDNATMKQADLGLVLRPGTDGALACAVMHVLFRDDMADRAYLETYTDDPRGLEEHLRSKTPEWAAAITGLGIAEIEAFAHLVGTTKKTYFRLGYGFARQRNGSVNMHAASCIAAVTGCWQYEGGGAFHSNSGIFKLNQDVLEGTAMRDPSIRYLDHSRIGPVLTGAVDALYGGPPVTAMLIQNTNPANVAPEQRLVKPGFLRDDLFTCVHEQFMTDTAKLADVVLPATMFLEHDDIYKGGGNQHITLGPKLIEPPEGPRTNHYVIEELGKRLGVADRPGFGLTEKEHIDIILGKRGLGSFDSLREEKWVDLQPDFDAAHFISGFGHADGKFHFRANWTGQAAPNRPPKSMGLFGPVERLPEFPDHVELIEVADDEHPFRLTTSPARNFLNSTFAETPVSKAKEGRPELLLHPDDAAALGIEDGGRVEVGNRRGDLVLHARLFGGVKRGVVVAEGIWPNSAHERGEGINVLTGSDAPAPYGGAAFHDNKVWLRRAAG; from the coding sequence ATGAACCAGCATGCCAAGCTCCGCATCGGCCATTCGGCCTGCCCGCATGATTGCCCGTCGACCTGCGCGCTCGAGGTCGAGTTGCTCGACGCCAACCGTATCGGTCGCGTCCACGGCGCCAAGGCGAACAGTTACACGTCGGGCGTCGTCTGCGCCAAGGTCGCGCGCTATGCCGACCGGGTCCATCACCCCGACCGCCTGCTGAAGCCGCTGGTGCGCGGAGGCGCCAAGGGCGAGGGCGCCTGGAAGGAGGCGAGCTGGGAGGCGGCGCTCGACCTCGTCGCGGAAAAGTTCGACCGCGCCGAGGAGAAATACGGCTCGCAGACCGTCTGGCCCTACTACTACGCCGGCACGATGGGTCTGGTGCAGCGCGACGGCATCCACCGCCTGCGGCACGCCAAGAAATACTCCGGCTTCTTCGGTTCGATCTGCACCAATCTCGCCTGGACCGGCTGGATGATGGGGGCGGGCGCCTTGCGCGGTCCAGATCCGCGCGAGATGGCGAGATCCGATTGCGTGGTGATCTGGGGCACCAACGCCGTGGTCACTCAGGTCAATGTCATGACCCATGCGATGCGGGCGCGCAAGGAGCGCGGCGCGAAGATCGTCGTTATCGACATCTACGACAACGCCACCATGAAGCAGGCCGATCTCGGTCTTGTCTTGAGGCCCGGCACCGACGGCGCGCTCGCCTGCGCGGTCATGCATGTGCTGTTCAGGGACGACATGGCCGACCGCGCCTATCTCGAAACATACACCGACGATCCGCGCGGGCTGGAGGAGCATCTTCGGAGCAAAACACCGGAATGGGCGGCCGCCATCACCGGGCTCGGCATCGCCGAGATCGAGGCTTTCGCGCATCTGGTCGGCACGACGAAGAAGACCTACTTCCGCCTCGGCTACGGCTTTGCCCGCCAGCGCAACGGCTCGGTCAACATGCATGCCGCCTCATGCATCGCCGCCGTTACCGGTTGCTGGCAATATGAGGGCGGCGGCGCCTTCCACTCCAACTCCGGCATCTTCAAGCTCAACCAGGACGTGCTCGAAGGCACCGCTATGCGCGATCCGAGCATCCGCTATCTCGACCATTCGCGCATCGGCCCGGTGCTGACCGGCGCGGTGGACGCACTCTATGGCGGTCCGCCGGTGACGGCGATGCTGATCCAGAACACCAATCCGGCAAATGTCGCGCCCGAGCAGCGGCTGGTGAAGCCGGGATTCCTGCGCGACGACCTGTTCACCTGCGTGCACGAGCAGTTCATGACCGATACCGCAAAACTTGCCGATGTCGTGCTGCCGGCAACGATGTTTTTGGAGCATGACGACATCTACAAGGGCGGCGGCAACCAGCACATCACGCTTGGGCCGAAGCTGATCGAGCCGCCGGAAGGGCCGCGCACCAATCACTACGTCATTGAGGAACTCGGCAAGCGGCTCGGCGTCGCCGATCGGCCGGGCTTCGGCCTGACCGAGAAGGAACACATCGACATCATTCTGGGCAAGCGCGGACTGGGCAGCTTCGACAGCCTGAGGGAAGAAAAGTGGGTGGACCTGCAGCCCGATTTCGACGCCGCGCATTTCATCAGCGGCTTCGGCCATGCCGATGGGAAGTTTCACTTCCGCGCCAATTGGACCGGCCAGGCCGCACCCAACCGACCGCCGAAAAGCATGGGCCTTTTCGGACCGGTGGAGCGGTTGCCGGAATTCCCCGACCATGTCGAACTGATCGAGGTCGCGGATGACGAGCATCCGTTCCGGCTGACGACCTCACCGGCGCGCAATTTTTTGAACTCCACCTTTGCCGAGACGCCGGTGTCGAAGGCCAAGGAGGGCAGACCGGAGCTGTTGCTGCACCCGGATGATGCGGCGGCGCTCGGCATCGAGGATGGCGGCCGTGTCGAGGTCGGCAACCGGCGTGGCGACCTGGTGCTGCACGCCAGGCTTTTCGGCGGCGTCAAGCGCGGTGTCGTGGTGGCCGAAGGCATCTGGCCGAACAGCGCGCATGAGCGCGGCGAGGGTATCAACGTGCTGACCGGCTCGGATGCGCCGGCGCCCTATGGTGGCGCTGCCTTCCACGACAACAAGGTCTGGCTGCGCAGGGCTGCTGGCTAA
- a CDS encoding ABC-F family ATP-binding cassette domain-containing protein: MLIINDLSLRMAGRLLLDRASLTLPAGTKAGLVGRNGTGKTTLFKAITGDFPSETGSISLPKNTRIGQVAQEAPGTEEPLIDIVLKADVERSALIEEEKTAADPHRIAEIHMRLADIDAHSAESRAATILAGLGFDDAAQRRPASSFSGGWRMRVALAAVLFSEPDLLLLDEPTNYLDLEGTLWLENYVSKYPHTVLLISHDRDLLNRAVNSIVHLDQKKLTFWRGGYDQFERQLTEQRELQEKGRIKQEAARKHMESFVERFRAKASKARQAQSRIKALEKMKPIAAIVNDTVRPFSFPEPVKTVASPIVALNNVSVGYSPGEPILKKMTLRIDADDRIALLGANGNGKSTFAKLLAGRLKAETGTMTVAPGLKVAIFAQHQLDDLRPEENAYEHVRRLMPEAPESKVRGRVAQFGLTTEKMNTAAKDLSGGEKARLLMGLSAFEGPNLFILDEPTNHLDIDSRESLIHALNDFPGAVILISHDRHLLEATADRLWLVKDGAVNPYDGDLEDYKTLVTGVSSNRREQKEADKTSKADRRREAAQRRAALEPLAKEIRATEALMDRMRKRIDAIEDELANPAVYEKDPSTATRLAKERSQLAHTLALNEDKWLTMSAEYEEGIAE, translated from the coding sequence ATGCTTATCATCAACGACCTTTCGCTGCGCATGGCGGGGCGCCTGCTTCTTGATCGCGCCTCGCTGACCTTGCCGGCCGGCACCAAGGCCGGTCTCGTCGGTCGCAACGGCACCGGCAAGACGACTTTGTTCAAGGCGATCACCGGCGACTTTCCGTCCGAGACCGGCTCGATCAGCCTGCCCAAAAACACCCGCATCGGCCAGGTGGCGCAGGAAGCGCCGGGTACCGAGGAGCCGCTGATCGACATAGTGCTCAAGGCCGATGTCGAGCGTTCGGCGCTGATCGAGGAGGAAAAAACCGCCGCCGATCCGCACCGCATCGCCGAGATCCATATGCGGCTGGCCGACATCGATGCGCATTCGGCGGAGTCGCGCGCCGCCACCATCCTTGCCGGCCTCGGTTTCGACGATGCAGCGCAGCGCCGGCCCGCCTCGTCCTTTTCCGGCGGCTGGCGCATGCGCGTGGCGCTTGCCGCCGTGCTGTTTTCCGAGCCGGACCTTTTGCTGCTCGATGAGCCTACCAATTATCTCGATCTCGAAGGCACGCTGTGGCTGGAGAACTATGTCTCGAAATATCCCCACACGGTGCTGCTGATCTCGCACGATCGCGACCTGCTCAACCGCGCCGTCAACTCGATCGTCCATCTCGATCAGAAAAAGCTGACCTTCTGGCGCGGCGGTTACGATCAGTTCGAGCGCCAGCTGACGGAACAGCGCGAGTTGCAGGAGAAGGGCCGCATCAAGCAGGAAGCCGCCCGCAAGCATATGGAATCCTTCGTCGAGCGCTTCCGCGCCAAGGCCTCCAAGGCCAGGCAGGCGCAGTCGCGCATCAAGGCGCTGGAAAAAATGAAGCCGATCGCGGCGATCGTGAACGACACGGTGCGGCCATTCTCGTTTCCGGAGCCGGTGAAGACGGTGGCATCGCCGATCGTTGCGCTCAACAACGTCAGTGTCGGTTATTCGCCCGGTGAGCCGATCCTGAAGAAGATGACCTTGCGCATCGATGCCGATGACCGCATCGCGCTGCTCGGCGCCAACGGCAACGGCAAGTCGACCTTCGCCAAACTGCTCGCCGGCCGCCTGAAGGCCGAGACAGGCACCATGACGGTGGCGCCTGGGCTGAAAGTGGCGATCTTCGCCCAGCATCAGCTCGACGACCTGCGGCCCGAGGAGAACGCCTACGAGCATGTCCGCCGGCTGATGCCGGAAGCGCCGGAATCGAAGGTACGCGGCCGCGTCGCCCAGTTCGGGCTTACCACCGAGAAGATGAACACCGCCGCCAAGGATCTGTCCGGCGGCGAGAAGGCGCGGCTGTTGATGGGTCTGTCGGCCTTCGAGGGGCCGAACCTGTTCATCCTCGACGAGCCGACCAACCATCTCGACATCGACAGCCGCGAATCGCTGATCCACGCGCTCAACGATTTTCCGGGCGCGGTGATCCTGATCTCGCACGACCGTCATCTGCTCGAAGCGACGGCCGACCGGCTGTGGCTGGTCAAGGACGGCGCGGTCAATCCCTATGACGGCGACCTCGAGGACTACAAGACGCTGGTCACCGGCGTTTCTTCCAATCGACGCGAGCAGAAGGAGGCGGACAAGACGTCCAAGGCCGACCGCCGCCGCGAGGCGGCCCAGCGCCGCGCCGCGCTCGAGCCGCTGGCCAAGGAAATCCGCGCCACCGAAGCGCTGATGGACCGCATGCGCAAGCGCATCGACGCCATCGAGGACGAGCTTGCCAATCCGGCCGTCTACGAGAAGGACCCCTCGACGGCCACGCGGCTCGCCAAGGAGCGCTCGCAACTGGCGCACACACTTGCCCTCAACGAGGACAAGTGGCTGACGATGTCGGCGGAGTATGAGGAAGGGATTGCGGAGTGA
- a CDS encoding MucR family transcriptional regulator, producing the protein MSNIDDKTAIELTADIVSAYVGNNPLPASGLPDLIASVSASVRKLAGEGAVKEAVAQAPAVNPKRSVFPDHIVCLEDGKKFKSLKRHLSTDHGLTPDEYRAKWGLPADYPMVAPSYSATRSALAKSSGLGRKPAADSGKARRKAKA; encoded by the coding sequence TTGTCCAATATCGACGACAAGACTGCAATCGAACTGACCGCCGACATTGTCTCGGCTTACGTAGGCAACAATCCGCTTCCGGCCTCGGGCCTGCCTGATCTGATCGCCAGCGTCAGCGCATCGGTGCGCAAGCTGGCCGGCGAGGGCGCTGTCAAGGAGGCGGTGGCGCAGGCGCCGGCCGTCAACCCGAAGCGATCGGTGTTTCCCGATCACATCGTCTGCCTTGAGGACGGAAAGAAGTTCAAGTCGCTGAAACGTCACCTCTCGACCGATCATGGCCTGACGCCGGACGAATACCGCGCCAAATGGGGCCTGCCGGCCGACTATCCGATGGTGGCGCCCAGCTACTCGGCAACGCGTTCGGCGCTGGCCAAGTCTTCCGGCCTCGGCCGCAAGCCGGCTGCGGATTCCGGCAAGGCAAGGCGCAAAGCCAAGGCCTGA
- a CDS encoding DMT family transporter translates to MAERPEAPSGTASAAPLAFALGAVALWATNALVGKTLLANHPVSQVQFLQFCGAALVFALIRLAGGAAPTALPWPAGLAATLGPFAVGFIGLVGTMVLQYLAFASVPVIEANLVAYTWPLMVAAAVIVLGRPRRPLLLGLAAALGFVGVALVISGGRAHAWSGGSLAGYAAAFGSAMCMALYSIAVGRLAVSPDRLLLPSALIGVALTFAWSLYVGASVPAGTDLLLGLYLGAGPMGLGYYFWSRALKLDQGGRLAVVAYLTPIASTLLLALSGESLSMTAIAGAVLVIGSCIAVGIERSEA, encoded by the coding sequence ATGGCAGAAAGACCGGAAGCCCCATCCGGCACCGCGTCGGCGGCGCCGCTGGCCTTCGCCTTGGGCGCGGTGGCGTTGTGGGCGACCAACGCCCTGGTCGGCAAGACGCTGCTTGCAAATCATCCGGTGTCGCAGGTGCAGTTCCTGCAGTTCTGCGGCGCCGCCCTGGTTTTCGCGTTGATCCGGCTGGCCGGCGGCGCCGCCCCGACCGCGTTGCCGTGGCCGGCAGGCCTTGCCGCGACGCTGGGGCCGTTCGCCGTCGGCTTTATCGGCCTGGTCGGCACCATGGTGCTGCAATATCTGGCCTTCGCCTCGGTGCCGGTCATCGAGGCTAATCTCGTCGCCTATACCTGGCCGCTGATGGTCGCCGCCGCGGTCATCGTGCTCGGGCGGCCGCGACGGCCACTGCTTTTGGGGCTTGCCGCCGCGCTCGGCTTCGTCGGCGTGGCGCTGGTGATTTCGGGCGGGCGGGCGCACGCCTGGTCCGGGGGTAGCCTTGCCGGCTATGCCGCCGCTTTCGGCTCCGCGATGTGCATGGCTCTCTATTCGATCGCCGTCGGCCGCCTTGCCGTGTCGCCGGACCGCCTGTTGCTGCCTTCGGCGCTGATCGGCGTTGCGCTTACCTTTGCCTGGAGCCTGTATGTCGGCGCCTCCGTCCCGGCCGGCACGGACCTTCTGCTCGGCCTTTATCTCGGCGCCGGGCCGATGGGGCTCGGTTACTATTTCTGGTCGCGGGCGTTGAAGCTCGACCAGGGCGGCAGGCTCGCGGTCGTCGCCTATCTGACGCCGATCGCCTCAACGCTTTTGCTGGCGCTGTCGGGCGAGAGCCTGTCGATGACGGCCATTGCCGGCGCCGTCCTCGTTATCGGCAGCTGCATTGCGGTCGGCATCGAACGTTCGGAGGCCTGA
- a CDS encoding LysR substrate-binding domain-containing protein yields MRLLSQVNLNSLKIVESAARHRNFTRAGEEQFITASAVSQRVKSLEDQLRFKIFQRGGNAVSLTPEGETYVARVREALERIVAASMEATGQSQAHVLKICVLPTFAARWLFPRLSVFQQRYPDIEMRVSTSYATHELSACEYDLEIRYGDGNFPGLSSELLFKEDLTPVCSRKLFHEVLGDTPLSRVTPEDLRHFTLLHSDTCTQNWQSWLGFAGASFVLGETKSIYFDSCMMSYEAANSGMGFAVANRAYMASDIRAERLVAPFAVHHPNTAGWYFVHPIKTLGARKVELFKQWILTEAALTQRQLDLEIAGMPVKRSAMA; encoded by the coding sequence GTGCGTCTGCTCAGTCAGGTCAACCTGAACTCGCTCAAAATTGTCGAGAGTGCCGCCCGGCACCGTAATTTCACGCGCGCCGGCGAAGAGCAGTTCATCACCGCTTCCGCCGTCAGCCAGCGGGTGAAGAGCCTGGAGGACCAGCTGCGCTTCAAAATCTTCCAGCGCGGCGGCAATGCGGTGTCGCTGACGCCGGAGGGCGAGACCTATGTGGCCCGGGTGCGCGAGGCGCTGGAGCGCATCGTGGCGGCGAGCATGGAGGCCACCGGCCAGTCGCAGGCGCATGTCTTGAAGATCTGCGTGCTGCCGACATTCGCGGCGCGCTGGCTGTTTCCGCGTCTGTCGGTCTTCCAGCAGCGTTATCCCGACATCGAGATGCGGGTGTCGACCTCCTATGCCACGCATGAATTGTCGGCTTGCGAATACGATCTCGAGATCCGTTATGGCGACGGCAATTTCCCCGGCCTCAGTTCGGAGCTTCTGTTCAAGGAAGATCTGACGCCGGTGTGCAGCCGCAAGCTGTTCCACGAAGTGCTGGGCGACACGCCGCTGTCCAGGGTGACGCCGGAGGATCTGAGGCATTTCACCCTGCTCCACTCCGACACCTGCACCCAGAACTGGCAGTCGTGGCTGGGCTTTGCCGGCGCCAGCTTCGTGCTCGGCGAGACGAAAAGCATCTATTTCGATTCCTGCATGATGTCCTACGAAGCGGCCAATTCAGGCATGGGCTTCGCGGTGGCCAACCGTGCCTATATGGCAAGCGACATCCGCGCCGAGCGGCTGGTGGCGCCGTTCGCCGTCCACCACCCCAACACCGCCGGCTGGTATTTCGTACACCCGATCAAGACGCTCGGCGCGCGCAAGGTGGAGCTGTTCAAGCAGTGGATCCTGACCGAGGCGGCGTTGACCCAGCGCCAGCTGGATCTGGAGATCGCCGGCATGCCGGTAAAGCGCTCGGCGATGGCCTGA
- a CDS encoding ATP-dependent helicase: MNLAARDSSFEASAPAYLARLNDEQRLAVMHGDGKVAAPLLVIAGAGSGKTSTLAHRVAHLIVKGADPRRILLMTFSRRAAAEMAKRVERIAGEVLGRDAAIIADALAWAGTFHGIGARLLRDYAEQIGLDPAFTIYDREDSADLMNLARHELGFSKTESRFPTKGTCLQIYSRAVNAQAPLGEVLGAAFPWCAAWAEQLKELFARYVEAKQAQNVLDYDDLLLYWAQMAAEPEIAAHLGSRFDHVLVDEYQDTNRLQASILLALKPDGAGLTVVGDDAQSIYSFRAAEVRNILDFPKQFARPAEIIMLERNYRSTETILAAANAVIGEASERFTKNLWTERRSSHKPQLVSVRDEAEQANYVCDQILAEREAGTALKAQAVLFRASHHSGPLEVELTRRNIPFVKFGGLKFLDAAHVKDMLAMLRFAENPRDRVAGFRVLQLMPGIGPSAASQIVEAMATSLDEAMGLARYRPPQRAAQDWPVFLDLYADLRVAAKWPADLERIRLWYEPHLERMHEDAITRRADLLQLEQIASGYPSRERFLTELTLDPPDATSDQAGPPHRDEDYLILSTIHSAKGQEWKNVLVLNSVDGCIPADLGVGTKEDIEEERRLLYVAMTRARDSLHLVVPQRFYPHNQAARGDRHVYASRTRFIPASMLSVFEQTSWASARMKDDPGAQPQVKVDLGARMRGMWK; the protein is encoded by the coding sequence ATGAACCTCGCTGCCCGTGATTCGTCCTTCGAAGCATCCGCTCCCGCCTATCTCGCCAGGCTGAATGACGAGCAGCGGCTGGCGGTCATGCATGGCGACGGCAAGGTGGCAGCGCCCTTGCTGGTCATCGCCGGCGCCGGTTCGGGCAAGACCAGCACTCTGGCGCATCGCGTGGCGCATCTCATCGTCAAGGGCGCCGATCCGCGCCGCATCCTTTTGATGACCTTCTCGCGCCGTGCCGCCGCCGAGATGGCCAAGCGCGTCGAGCGCATCGCCGGCGAGGTGCTGGGGCGCGACGCGGCCATCATCGCCGACGCGCTCGCCTGGGCCGGCACCTTTCACGGTATCGGCGCCAGGCTTTTGCGCGACTATGCCGAGCAGATCGGTCTCGACCCCGCCTTCACCATCTACGACCGCGAGGATTCCGCCGACCTGATGAACCTTGCCCGGCACGAGCTGGGTTTTTCCAAGACCGAAAGCCGTTTTCCCACCAAGGGCACCTGCCTGCAGATCTATTCGCGCGCGGTCAACGCGCAGGCGCCGCTGGGCGAAGTGCTGGGCGCGGCCTTTCCCTGGTGCGCGGCATGGGCGGAACAGCTGAAGGAGCTGTTCGCCCGTTATGTCGAGGCCAAGCAGGCGCAGAACGTGCTCGATTACGACGACCTGCTGCTCTACTGGGCGCAGATGGCGGCCGAGCCGGAGATCGCCGCGCATCTCGGCTCGCGCTTCGACCATGTGCTCGTCGACGAATACCAGGACACCAACCGGCTGCAGGCCTCGATCCTTTTGGCGCTGAAGCCGGATGGCGCCGGGCTGACAGTGGTTGGCGACGACGCGCAGTCGATCTATTCGTTCCGCGCCGCGGAAGTGCGCAACATCCTCGATTTCCCGAAACAGTTCGCAAGGCCAGCCGAAATCATCATGCTGGAGCGCAACTACCGCTCGACCGAGACGATCCTTGCCGCCGCCAATGCGGTGATAGGCGAGGCTTCGGAGCGCTTCACCAAGAACCTGTGGACCGAGCGCCGGTCCTCGCACAAGCCGCAGCTGGTCAGCGTGCGCGACGAGGCCGAGCAGGCCAACTATGTCTGCGACCAGATCCTGGCCGAGCGCGAGGCCGGCACGGCGCTGAAGGCGCAGGCGGTGCTGTTCCGCGCCTCGCACCACAGCGGGCCGCTGGAGGTGGAGCTAACGCGCCGCAACATTCCCTTCGTCAAGTTCGGCGGGCTGAAATTCCTCGACGCCGCCCATGTCAAGGACATGCTGGCGATGCTGCGCTTTGCCGAGAACCCGCGCGACCGTGTCGCCGGTTTTCGCGTGCTGCAGCTGATGCCGGGCATCGGCCCTTCCGCCGCCTCGCAGATCGTCGAGGCGATGGCGACTTCGCTTGATGAGGCGATGGGCCTTGCCCGCTACCGGCCGCCGCAGCGCGCCGCGCAAGACTGGCCGGTTTTCCTCGATCTCTATGCCGACCTGCGCGTCGCCGCCAAGTGGCCGGCCGATCTTGAACGGATCAGGCTCTGGTACGAGCCGCATCTGGAACGCATGCATGAGGACGCGATCACACGGCGAGCCGACCTTTTGCAGCTCGAGCAGATCGCGTCCGGCTATCCGTCGCGCGAGCGTTTCCTGACCGAGCTGACGCTCGATCCGCCGGATGCCACCAGCGACCAGGCCGGCCCGCCGCATCGCGACGAGGATTACCTGATCCTGTCGACCATCCATTCGGCCAAGGGCCAGGAGTGGAAGAACGTGCTTGTGCTCAACAGCGTCGACGGCTGCATCCCGGCCGATCTCGGCGTCGGCACCAAGGAAGACATCGAGGAGGAGCGCCGGCTGCTCTATGTGGCTATGACGCGGGCCAGGGACAGCTTGCACCTGGTGGTGCCGCAGCGCTTTTACCCACACAATCAGGCGGCGCGCGGAGACCGCCATGTCTATGCCTCGCGCACCCGCTTCATCCCGGCCTCGATGCTTTCCGTCTTCGAGCAGACGTCGTGGGCGAGCGCGCGGATGAAAGACGATCCGGGCGCCCAGCCGCAGGTCAAGGTCGATCTCGGCGCCCGCATGCGCGGCATGTGGAAGTAG
- a CDS encoding DUF982 domain-containing protein: MYDRMFFTPVAISVGAGHKRMIASLFDMHDLLTDFPPSRRRLSYGAAVKACEAARAGEISPEAARDALITFAVTAGMLWPVDQPVVSVKPVARKSDKVPAGEESPPNP; encoded by the coding sequence ATGTACGACAGGATGTTCTTCACCCCGGTCGCGATCAGTGTCGGCGCCGGCCACAAGCGCATGATTGCATCGTTGTTCGACATGCATGACCTGCTGACCGATTTCCCGCCGTCGCGCCGGCGGTTGAGCTACGGTGCCGCGGTGAAGGCCTGCGAGGCTGCGCGCGCCGGCGAAATCTCGCCGGAAGCGGCGCGTGATGCGCTGATCACCTTCGCAGTGACTGCCGGCATGCTGTGGCCCGTGGACCAACCTGTCGTCTCGGTCAAGCCCGTCGCAAGGAAGTCCGACAAAGTGCCCGCCGGAGAAGAATCTCCGCCCAACCCGTAG